One Gouania willdenowi unplaced genomic scaffold, fGouWil2.1 scaffold_201_arrow_ctg1, whole genome shotgun sequence DNA window includes the following coding sequences:
- the LOC114458886 gene encoding homeodomain-interacting protein kinase 2-like: MRSRPPGPTLGETALMVGHALHSPSTRYTILEFIGEGSFGKVAKCRAHNSSKLVAVKILKKEYFQDVEDELSVLKTISSLNADHFNLVTFYEQFEYLGYKCLVFELLGVDLLHLVRSLNVNHIRPIAKQLMMALQGLKAVRVMHTDIKPDNIMMVNIDESPFSVKLIDFGMASPISAAMPGLRHQPIGYRAPEVCLGLPYSGAIDMWGVGCTLAFLFLNDNLFPVHCEYLMMQSMVEMLGMPSKYQLHFGLYSKRFFCHEVDELGTRWRLLTPEEYTSRNRRQAEEWPEYRPHLSSLDDLLYMSELGDNETVEDRKAFIEFLKELLNLDGEERISPIDALQHPYITGSYLSQEPDNREHQTEAQVIEEHSPEDWDAEYPLNNENGKCGRIVVQLPDDWDAEYPLFNEHNKCGLIVAY, from the exons ATGCGATCGCGGCCCCCTGGACCCACTTTGGGAGAGACTGCTCTAATGGTAGGGCATGCCCTCCACAGCCCCTCCACTCGATACACAATCCTAGAGTTTATCGGAGAAGGTAGCTTTGGGAAAGTTGCCAAGTGTCGTGCTCACAACAGCAGCAAATTGGTGGCAGTAAAAATCCTAAAGAAGGAGTATTTTCAAGATGTGGAGGACGAA CTGTCAGTGTTGAAGACCATCAGCTCTCTGAATGCTGACCACTTCAATCTGGTCACATTCTATGAGCAGTTTGAATACCTGGGCTATAAGTGCCTCGTCTTTGAGCTGTTGGGCGTGGATTTGCTCCACCTGGTTCGTTCACTGAACGTCAACCACATCCGTCCTATTGCAAAGCAG CTGATGATGGCATTACAGGGACTAAAAGCTGTAAGAGTAATGCACACTGACATCAAGCCAGACAACATTATGATGGTCAACATTGATGAAAGTCCATTCAGCGTAAAGCTCATTGATTTTGGAATGGCTTCTCCCATCTCTGCCGCCATGCCCGGGCTCAGACATCAGCCCATCGGCTACAG GGCCCCAGAGGTTTGTCTTGGCCTTCCTTACTCGGGGGCCATTGACATGTGGGGAGTGGGCTGCACGCTGGCATTCCTCTTCCTAAATGACAACCTCTTTCCTGTCCACTGTGAATACCTCATG aTGCAGAGCATGGTGGAGATGCTGGGAATGCCATCAAAGTACCAGCTCCACTTTGGCTTATACAGCAAGAGGTTCTTTTGTCATGAGGTGGATGAATTGGGCACAAGATGGAGGCTGCtg ACACCAGAAGAGTACACCTCTAGGAACAGAAGACAAGCTGAGGAGTGGCCCGAATATCGTCCACATTTGTCATCATTAGATGACCTGCTCTAT ATGTCTGAACTAGGGGACAATGAGACGGTGGAAGACAGGAAGGCCTTCATCGAGTTCCTGAAAGAACTGTTGAATCTGGATGGGGAAGAGAGAATCTCTCCCATTGATGCTCTTCAGCATCCCTACATTACAGGGTCATACCTGAGCCAGGAGCCAGACAACAGAGAACA TCAAACCGAGGCACAGGTCATTGAAGAACATTCACCTGAAGATTGGGATGCCGAGTACCCTCTTAATAATGAAAATGGCAAATGTGGACGCATTGTGGTACAATTACCTGACGATTGGGATGCCGAGTACCCTCTCTTCAATGAACACAACAAATGTGGACTCATTGTGGCATATTAG